In Candidatus Poribacteria bacterium, one genomic interval encodes:
- a CDS encoding fatty acid desaturase, which produces MKLTNKGLFIALAIIGLWGLSLSSFLRIGFENPSYASVQISIPLIPLGILWQTFLYTGLFITAHDAMHGSVCRTYPRVNNVIGTIAVRLYALFSYRKLLEKHWAHHRTPASGTDPDFHDGVHSGFLMWYLRFMKEYLGWQQIVGMAVVFQIMEYVLGIPTLNLILFWVSPALLSTLQLFYFGTYLPHRTPEGGYDDPHRAQSNAYSTFWSFITCYHFGYHWEHHEYPDVPWWYLPKMRKVREHPQ; this is translated from the coding sequence ATGAAATTGACAAACAAGGGTTTATTCATCGCGTTAGCGATTATCGGTCTGTGGGGATTGAGTCTCTCAAGTTTCCTACGCATCGGGTTTGAAAACCCCTCCTACGCATCTGTTCAAATTAGCATTCCGCTGATACCATTGGGCATACTTTGGCAGACATTTCTGTATACCGGTCTGTTTATCACAGCGCACGATGCGATGCATGGATCGGTGTGTCGGACATATCCACGCGTCAACAATGTAATTGGTACAATCGCTGTTAGGTTATACGCGCTATTTTCATATCGCAAATTGTTAGAGAAGCATTGGGCACACCACCGAACACCTGCGAGCGGGACAGATCCGGATTTTCATGATGGAGTACACAGTGGTTTCTTGATGTGGTATCTTCGTTTTATGAAGGAATATCTCGGCTGGCAGCAGATCGTCGGTATGGCAGTTGTCTTTCAGATTATGGAATACGTTTTGGGGATCCCGACTCTCAATCTGATACTGTTCTGGGTTTCTCCAGCGTTGCTTAGTACGTTACAACTGTTTTATTTTGGGACATATCTGCCGCACCGCACTCCAGAGGGTGGATATGACGATCCGCACCGTGCGCAAAGCAATGCGTATTCGACCTTCTGGTCATTTATCACCTGTTATCACTTCGGCTATCATTGGGAACACCACGAGTATCCGGACGTTCCGTGGTGGTATTTGCCAAAGATGCGTAAGGTTCGTGAACACCCCCAATGA